One stretch of Pseudoxanthomonas sp. Root65 DNA includes these proteins:
- a CDS encoding arginine deiminase-related protein, translated as MITRDVTAFVAHARTLAPDVGPATARAAFLVSPDGFVRAEQSAQDNRYMADAEAFDTGKALREHHALHRALAQDVPVVCFPGDEATPDAVFPNNVFATARVDGEARLIVGRMRHEVRQREAGRSDIRRFFRDTLGYAEVDLSTQPHPCELTGALVIDRARGIGFCGLSERCDEAGAARMHDAFGLRATLLFDLAPGEYHTNVLLAVLAGRAALVHPGGVDAPALIPALEALYPGGAIELTDAEQAAFAGNAIALAPGKVWMSRRAHEALRPVTTARLEATGLAVHSVALDAIEAGGGSLRCCVAEVF; from the coding sequence ATGATCACGCGCGACGTCACCGCGTTCGTCGCGCATGCGCGCACGCTGGCGCCGGACGTCGGCCCGGCGACGGCGCGGGCGGCGTTCCTGGTGTCGCCGGACGGCTTCGTGCGGGCCGAACAGTCGGCGCAGGACAACCGCTACATGGCCGATGCCGAGGCCTTCGACACTGGCAAGGCGCTGCGCGAGCACCATGCCCTGCACCGCGCACTGGCGCAGGACGTGCCGGTGGTGTGCTTTCCCGGCGACGAAGCGACGCCGGATGCGGTGTTTCCCAACAACGTCTTCGCCACCGCGCGTGTCGACGGCGAGGCGCGCCTGATCGTCGGACGGATGCGCCATGAAGTGCGCCAGCGGGAAGCGGGGCGGTCGGACATCCGCCGTTTCTTCCGCGACACGCTGGGCTATGCCGAAGTCGACCTGTCCACCCAGCCGCACCCCTGCGAGCTGACCGGTGCGCTGGTGATCGATCGTGCCCGCGGCATCGGCTTCTGCGGCCTGTCCGAGCGCTGCGACGAGGCGGGTGCGGCTCGAATGCACGACGCTTTTGGCCTGCGCGCCACGCTGCTGTTCGACCTGGCCCCGGGCGAATACCACACCAACGTCCTGCTGGCGGTGCTGGCCGGTCGCGCCGCGCTGGTCCATCCGGGCGGCGTGGATGCGCCGGCGCTGATCCCGGCGCTGGAGGCGCTGTACCCGGGTGGTGCGATCGAGCTGACCGACGCCGAGCAGGCCGCCTTCGCGGGCAACGCCATCGCGCTGGCGCCCGGCAAGGTATGGATGAGCCGGCGCGCCCACGAGGCCCTGCGGCCGGTCACGACAGCCCGGCTGGAGGCGACGGGCCTGGCGGTGCACAGCGTGGCGCTGGACGCGATCGAGGCGGGCGGGGGCTCGCTAAGGTGCTGTGTGGCCGAGGTTTTTTGA
- the dusA gene encoding tRNA dihydrouridine(20/20a) synthase DusA → MTSPRIPHEALRLSVAPMMDWTDTHCRVFHRLLAPNARLYTEMVHAQAVIHGDRDRLLGFDAVEHPVALQLGGSEPAHLAQAARIAQEWGYDEVNLNVGCPSDRVQAGRFGACLMKEPALVSECVAAMIEAVDIRVTVKCRLGVDEQEDYDLFRAFIDTVADTGCHTFFVHARKAWLQGLSPKENREIPPLRYDWAYRLKRERPELTVAINGGITTTTQVHEHLQHSDGVMIGRAAYHEPYVLHEMQVALFGGQMRPRADLLRAWRPYVEAQLAKGVALKHLTRHVLGLFHAQPGGRAFRQILSEGAHKPGADWSLVEQALAATVRELRPAA, encoded by the coding sequence ATGACGTCCCCCCGCATTCCCCACGAAGCCTTGCGCCTTTCCGTCGCCCCGATGATGGACTGGACGGACACGCACTGCCGCGTGTTCCACCGGTTGCTGGCGCCGAACGCACGCCTGTACACCGAGATGGTGCATGCGCAGGCGGTGATCCATGGCGACCGCGACCGGTTGCTGGGCTTCGATGCCGTTGAGCATCCCGTCGCCTTGCAGCTCGGTGGCAGCGAGCCGGCGCACCTGGCGCAGGCCGCACGCATCGCGCAGGAGTGGGGCTATGACGAGGTGAACCTCAACGTCGGCTGCCCATCCGACCGCGTGCAGGCGGGGCGCTTCGGTGCGTGCCTGATGAAGGAGCCGGCGCTGGTGTCAGAGTGCGTGGCGGCGATGATCGAGGCCGTTGACATCCGTGTGACGGTGAAGTGCCGTCTTGGCGTGGACGAGCAGGAGGATTACGACCTGTTCCGCGCCTTCATCGACACCGTCGCAGACACCGGCTGCCACACGTTCTTCGTGCACGCGCGCAAGGCCTGGTTGCAGGGTCTGTCGCCGAAGGAGAACCGCGAGATTCCGCCGCTTCGCTACGACTGGGCCTATCGGCTCAAGCGCGAGCGGCCAGAGCTGACGGTGGCCATCAACGGCGGCATCACCACCACGACGCAGGTGCACGAGCACCTGCAACACAGCGATGGCGTGATGATCGGCCGCGCGGCGTACCACGAGCCTTACGTATTGCATGAGATGCAGGTCGCGCTGTTCGGCGGGCAGATGCGCCCGCGCGCCGACCTGCTGCGCGCGTGGCGGCCCTACGTGGAGGCGCAACTCGCCAAGGGCGTGGCGCTGAAGCACCTGACCCGGCACGTGCTGGGCCTGTTCCATGCGCAGCCCGGCGGGCGGGCGTTCCGCCAGATCCTCAGCGAGGGCGCGCACAAGCCCGGCGCGGACTGGTCGCTGGTCGAGCAGGCACTGGCCGCGACCGTGCGCGAACTGCGGCCGGCGGCCTGA
- a CDS encoding HAD family hydrolase has product MDWTRTVHQTKLLILDLDETLIHANEGGLDRDPDFEVGPYAVYKRPGLDGFLAAIKPYFDVAVWTSSTRLYAAPVVASIFPSDFELKFVWSRERCTMRFDPEHHDYEWAKNLGKLKRRGYRLEQVLMVDDTPAKLSKHYGNLVRVRPFLGDPADQELAQLGVYLPTLVDVPNVRKVEKRFWRKANAVALQPFGREDSACGSA; this is encoded by the coding sequence ATGGACTGGACTCGCACCGTGCACCAAACGAAGCTTCTTATTCTTGATCTCGACGAGACACTCATCCATGCAAACGAAGGTGGCCTGGATCGCGATCCTGATTTCGAAGTCGGACCCTACGCTGTATACAAGCGTCCTGGGCTCGACGGGTTTCTCGCTGCGATAAAGCCGTACTTCGACGTAGCCGTCTGGACATCGTCCACGCGACTTTACGCCGCTCCGGTGGTGGCGAGCATCTTTCCCTCCGACTTCGAACTCAAGTTTGTATGGTCCAGAGAGCGCTGCACGATGCGCTTCGATCCGGAACACCACGACTACGAATGGGCCAAGAATCTCGGGAAGCTGAAGCGACGCGGCTACAGGTTGGAGCAGGTGCTGATGGTGGATGACACGCCCGCGAAGTTGTCCAAGCACTACGGCAACCTCGTCAGAGTCAGGCCGTTCCTGGGTGATCCAGCGGACCAAGAGCTGGCCCAGTTGGGGGTGTATCTCCCTACGCTGGTGGACGTACCCAATGTTAGGAAGGTCGAAAAGCGATTCTGGCGCAAGGCCAATGCTGTCGCGCTTCAACCATTTGGCCGGGAGGATTCTGCTTGCGGATCGGCCTGA
- a CDS encoding response regulator transcription factor has protein sequence MTYSAPPPATSAPPARILVIDDEPQIRRFLDISLRAQGYVVALADSGHAGLADLAAQGADLVVLDIGLPDLDGHEVLRELRQWSQVPVIMLTVRDGEAEKVAALDGGANDYVTKPFGVQELMARVRGLLRTRIAASDAAMPLFDDGHLHVDLGRREVTLAGEAVALSRKEFALLALLLQHPGRVVTQPQLLRELWGPDHQHDTHYLRILVGKLRQKLGDDATAPRYIATEPGVGLRFVGVG, from the coding sequence TTGACCTACAGCGCGCCACCGCCCGCCACGTCCGCACCGCCGGCGCGCATCCTGGTGATCGACGACGAGCCGCAGATCCGGCGCTTCCTCGACATCAGCCTGCGCGCGCAGGGGTATGTGGTGGCGTTGGCCGACAGCGGCCACGCCGGTCTGGCCGACCTGGCCGCGCAGGGGGCCGACCTGGTGGTGCTGGACATCGGCCTGCCCGATCTGGACGGCCACGAGGTGCTGCGCGAACTGCGGCAGTGGTCGCAGGTGCCGGTGATCATGCTGACGGTGCGCGATGGCGAGGCGGAGAAAGTCGCGGCACTGGACGGCGGCGCCAACGACTACGTCACCAAACCGTTCGGCGTGCAGGAACTGATGGCACGCGTCCGCGGCCTGCTGCGCACACGCATCGCCGCCAGCGACGCGGCCATGCCCCTGTTCGACGACGGCCATCTGCACGTCGACCTCGGCCGCCGCGAAGTGACGCTGGCAGGCGAAGCCGTCGCGCTGAGTCGCAAGGAATTCGCCCTGCTCGCCCTGCTACTGCAACACCCAGGTCGCGTGGTCACTCAACCGCAACTGCTGCGCGAACTCTGGGGCCCCGACCACCAGCACGACACGCATTACCTGCGCATCCTCGTCGGCAAGCTGCGGCAGAAGCTGGGTGATGATGCGACGGCGCCGCGGTATATCGCGACGGAGCCGGGGGTGGGGTTGCGGTTTGTTGGGGTGGGGTGA
- a CDS encoding sensor histidine kinase KdpD has protein sequence MTDPRDRQADALIDHLQREQGGRLTIFLGAAPGVGKTYTMLSRARELRRQGKDVVVGIVETHGRGETAALTDGLEILPRRRMEYHGRWLDEMDLDALLARRPQIALVDELAHRNAPGSRHERRWQDVIELLDAGIDVHTTINIQHLESLNDVVHRITGVRVSETVPDAVFDRLRDIVLVDLPPRELIERLHQGKVYLPEQASQALQAFFSPSNLIALRELAMQTATDRVDSDLREDQAARGLPGLPLRRRVLVAIDGLGSSEYLVRAARRIAERRDAPWSVVTVQSDSADAARQREIDQAFALARRLGAEAEVLRGTRIADALLDHAAQNGASTLVLGRTRERPVARMFNRTLTQQILQRGAHYELVIISTPEARARARRMTGETRGGWSRSDVGFAALASLLAVGVAWLAERWVGLEDLSMVFIVAVVLVAARTRMSAAVVAALLSFLAYNFFFIEPRFTFNIGARQGVTTVFLFLVAALVAGRLASRLRMQVVALRAANVHATALQALGRELAAAADLGQVLAAGRKALERALSVDAWLRVQGREEPADALLPDIDRAAADWAQQHGQATGRHTDTLAGAGRWFLPLRGEGSTLGVLGLRFDAPSRLLPEQRRLAEAMAEDIAQAVLRTRLVAELEDARVGGETERLRSALLSSVSHDLRSPLASMIGSASSLASYWDAMGGDDRRSLLDTIQQEGERLDRYIQNLLDMTRLGHSGLTLNRDWIGVDELLGSAVSRLQRYQPDVRVQITVAPDVPTIWVHPALIEQAVFNVLENAGKFSPSGEPVQVEARLVDGALRIDVRDRGPGIPEDERSRIFDMFYSVERGDRGRHGTGLGLAICQGMVGAHGGSVQALPGPDGRGTVIRITLPLLTPTPQAPA, from the coding sequence ATGACCGACCCCCGCGACCGCCAGGCCGACGCCCTGATCGACCACCTGCAACGCGAGCAGGGCGGGCGGTTGACCATCTTCCTGGGCGCCGCACCCGGCGTGGGCAAGACCTACACCATGCTGTCGCGCGCCCGCGAACTGCGCCGGCAGGGAAAGGACGTCGTCGTCGGCATCGTCGAGACGCACGGGCGGGGCGAGACCGCCGCGCTGACCGACGGGCTGGAGATCCTGCCGCGCCGGCGGATGGAGTACCACGGCCGCTGGCTGGACGAGATGGACCTGGACGCGCTGCTGGCGCGTCGCCCGCAGATCGCGCTGGTGGACGAACTGGCCCACCGCAACGCGCCCGGCAGCCGCCACGAGCGCCGCTGGCAGGACGTGATCGAACTGCTCGATGCCGGCATCGACGTGCATACGACGATCAACATCCAGCACCTGGAAAGCCTCAACGACGTGGTCCACCGGATCACCGGCGTGCGTGTCAGCGAGACCGTGCCGGACGCCGTGTTCGACCGCCTGCGCGACATCGTGCTGGTCGACCTGCCGCCGCGCGAGCTGATCGAGCGGCTGCACCAGGGCAAGGTGTACCTGCCGGAACAGGCATCGCAGGCGCTGCAGGCCTTCTTCTCGCCGTCCAACCTGATCGCGTTGCGCGAACTGGCCATGCAGACCGCCACCGACCGCGTGGACAGCGACCTGCGCGAGGACCAGGCCGCCCGCGGCCTGCCGGGCCTGCCGCTGCGCCGGCGCGTGCTGGTCGCCATCGACGGGCTGGGATCGTCGGAGTACCTGGTGCGCGCCGCGCGCCGCATCGCCGAGCGGCGTGACGCGCCGTGGAGTGTGGTGACGGTGCAGTCCGACAGTGCCGATGCGGCCCGCCAGCGCGAGATCGACCAGGCGTTCGCATTGGCACGGCGACTGGGGGCCGAGGCGGAAGTCCTGCGCGGCACCCGCATCGCCGACGCGCTGCTCGACCATGCCGCGCAGAACGGCGCCTCGACGCTGGTGCTGGGGCGCACGCGCGAGCGGCCGGTGGCGCGCATGTTCAACCGCACGCTGACGCAGCAGATCCTGCAGCGCGGGGCGCACTATGAGCTGGTCATCATCAGCACGCCGGAAGCGCGTGCCCGCGCGCGCCGCATGACCGGCGAGACGCGCGGCGGGTGGTCGCGCAGCGATGTCGGCTTCGCCGCGCTGGCCTCGCTGCTGGCGGTGGGCGTGGCGTGGCTGGCCGAGCGCTGGGTGGGGCTGGAAGACCTGTCGATGGTGTTCATCGTGGCGGTGGTGCTGGTGGCGGCGCGCACGCGCATGTCCGCCGCGGTGGTGGCTGCCCTGCTGAGTTTCCTGGCCTACAACTTCTTCTTCATCGAGCCGCGCTTCACCTTCAACATCGGCGCGCGCCAGGGCGTGACCACGGTGTTCCTGTTCCTGGTGGCGGCACTGGTGGCGGGACGGCTGGCCTCGCGCCTGCGCATGCAGGTGGTGGCGCTGCGCGCGGCCAACGTGCACGCCACGGCGCTGCAGGCACTGGGCCGCGAACTCGCCGCAGCCGCCGACCTGGGGCAGGTGCTGGCCGCCGGACGCAAGGCGCTGGAGCGCGCGCTGTCCGTCGATGCATGGCTGCGCGTGCAGGGGCGCGAGGAACCGGCGGATGCCCTGCTGCCCGACATCGACCGCGCCGCCGCCGACTGGGCACAGCAGCACGGGCAGGCGACCGGCCGCCATACCGACACGCTGGCCGGCGCGGGCCGCTGGTTCCTGCCGTTGCGCGGCGAGGGCAGCACGCTGGGCGTGCTTGGGCTGCGCTTCGATGCGCCGTCCCGGCTGTTGCCGGAACAGCGGCGGCTGGCCGAGGCGATGGCCGAGGACATCGCGCAGGCGGTACTGCGCACGCGCCTGGTCGCCGAACTGGAAGACGCGCGCGTCGGCGGCGAGACCGAACGCCTGCGCTCGGCGCTGCTGTCGTCGGTCTCGCACGACCTGCGTTCGCCGCTGGCCTCGATGATCGGCTCGGCCAGCAGCCTGGCCAGTTACTGGGATGCGATGGGCGGCGACGATCGCCGCAGCCTGCTCGACACCATCCAGCAGGAGGGCGAGCGGCTGGACCGCTACATCCAGAACCTGCTCGACATGACGCGCCTGGGTCACAGCGGCCTGACCCTCAACCGCGACTGGATCGGCGTGGACGAACTGCTGGGCTCGGCGGTGTCGCGCCTGCAGCGCTACCAGCCGGACGTACGCGTGCAGATCACGGTCGCGCCCGATGTGCCGACGATCTGGGTACATCCGGCGCTGATTGAGCAGGCGGTGTTCAACGTGCTGGAGAACGCGGGCAAGTTCTCCCCGTCGGGCGAACCGGTGCAGGTGGAAGCGAGGCTTGTCGACGGCGCGCTGCGCATCGATGTACGTGATCGCGGGCCGGGCATTCCCGAAGACGAGCGCAGCCGCATCTTCGACATGTTCTACAGCGTCGAGCGTGGCGACCGCGGCCGCCATGGTACCGGCTTGGGCCTGGCGATCTGCCAGGGCATGGTGGGCGCGCACGGCGGCAGCGTGCAGGCGCTGCCCGGGCCGGATGGCCGCGGCACGGTGATCCGGATTACCCTGCCGCTGCTCACTCCCACGCCACAGGCACCGGCTTGA
- the kdpC gene encoding potassium-transporting ATPase subunit KdpC yields the protein MNASTPVFPRSTLRAPLMLTAVTLLGFGLLYSLAGTGLGRVLFPHQATGSVIERDGRVVGSTLVAQPFADDRYFQSRPSASHYDVMALAGSNQARTNPDLRSRIDEARSAVAAREGIDPADVPGDLVTQSGGGIDPHLSPAAVRIQIARVARARGIQAVDVERLVATHTEAPQFGVLGAPRVNVLALNLALDQAQASE from the coding sequence ATGAACGCTTCCACGCCTGTTTTCCCGCGCAGCACGCTGCGTGCCCCCCTGATGCTGACGGCTGTCACGCTGCTCGGCTTCGGTCTGCTGTACTCGCTGGCCGGCACCGGCCTGGGCCGCGTGCTGTTCCCGCACCAGGCCACCGGCAGCGTGATCGAGCGCGACGGCCGCGTGGTCGGCTCGACGCTGGTCGCGCAACCGTTCGCCGATGACCGCTACTTCCAGTCGCGGCCCTCGGCATCCCACTACGATGTGATGGCGCTGGCCGGCAGCAACCAGGCGCGCACGAATCCCGACTTGCGTTCGCGCATCGACGAAGCACGCAGCGCGGTTGCTGCGCGCGAGGGCATCGATCCCGCCGACGTACCCGGCGACCTGGTGACGCAATCTGGCGGTGGTATCGATCCGCACCTGTCGCCCGCCGCCGTGCGCATCCAGATCGCCCGCGTTGCCCGGGCGCGCGGCATCCAGGCGGTGGACGTGGAACGCCTCGTCGCCACGCATACCGAAGCGCCGCAGTTCGGCGTCCTGGGCGCCCCCCGCGTCAACGTACTGGCGTTGAACCTGGCGCTGGACCAGGCGCAGGCATCGGAGTGA
- the kdpB gene encoding potassium-transporting ATPase subunit KdpB → MTDSTLQHPPRRHAALLDAAGFRSAVSSAFAKLAPQHAFRNPVMAVVWLGTLLTAGLTLAGMSTPGVGGAVTALLFVTVLFANFAEAVAETRGRGQAASLRRARKDLVARRVDTPLGGSERRLPAAELKPDDYVIVSAGEQIPADGEIVKGLATINESAVTGESAPVLREAGTDRSGVIGGTTVLSDEIVVKITAEPGHSFLDRMIALVEGANRQKTPNEIALGLLLLTMTLTFLIVVVTLPFIAGFVGAKLDPLLLIALLVCLIPTTIGGLLPAIGIAGMNRALAANVLAKSGKAVEVAGDVDVLLLDKTGTITHGDRQATLFHPLAGIDHAQLRDAAMLASLADPTPEGKSIVRLAREQGAAAVEPAQARFVAFTAQTRMSGVDLDGGARVIRKGASDAIERHVAALAGSTPAELRARVEQVARNGATPLVVSDGSHVLGVVELSDVVKHGIKEKFAHMRAMGIRTVMITGDNPLTAAAIAAEAGVDDYIAEARPEDKLARIRQEQAGGRLVAMVGDGTNDAPALAQADVGLAMNSGTQAAKEAGNMVDLDSDPAKLLDVVEIGKQQLITRGALTTFSLANDVSKYFAILPALFAAAIPSMAALNVMQLSSPTNAVIAALIFNAIIIPLLIPLALRGVRFRPAAATVLLRRNMLVYGVGGVLLPFAAIKLIDLLLAAVFGA, encoded by the coding sequence ATGACTGACTCCACCTTGCAACACCCGCCGCGTCGCCACGCCGCGCTGCTCGACGCGGCCGGCTTCCGCTCCGCCGTGTCCAGCGCCTTCGCCAAACTCGCCCCGCAGCACGCCTTCAGGAACCCGGTGATGGCCGTGGTCTGGCTGGGCACGCTGCTCACCGCCGGCCTGACGCTGGCGGGCATGAGTACGCCCGGCGTCGGCGGCGCGGTGACCGCGCTGCTGTTCGTCACCGTGCTGTTCGCCAACTTCGCCGAAGCCGTCGCCGAAACGCGCGGCCGCGGCCAGGCGGCATCGCTGCGGCGTGCGCGCAAGGACCTGGTGGCGCGTCGCGTCGACACGCCGCTCGGCGGCAGCGAGCGCCGCCTGCCGGCCGCCGAGCTGAAGCCGGACGACTACGTCATCGTCTCTGCCGGCGAACAGATTCCCGCCGACGGCGAGATCGTCAAAGGCCTGGCCACCATCAACGAGTCCGCCGTCACCGGCGAATCCGCCCCCGTATTGCGCGAAGCCGGTACCGACCGCAGCGGCGTGATCGGCGGTACCACGGTGTTGTCCGACGAGATCGTGGTGAAGATCACCGCCGAGCCCGGCCACAGCTTCCTCGACCGCATGATCGCGCTGGTCGAGGGCGCCAACCGGCAGAAGACGCCGAACGAGATCGCGCTGGGACTGCTGTTGCTGACCATGACGCTGACCTTCCTGATCGTGGTGGTCACGCTGCCCTTCATCGCCGGCTTCGTCGGCGCGAAGCTCGACCCGCTGCTGCTCATCGCGCTGCTGGTCTGCCTCATTCCCACCACCATCGGCGGCCTGCTGCCGGCCATCGGCATCGCCGGCATGAACCGCGCGCTGGCCGCCAACGTGCTGGCCAAGTCGGGCAAGGCGGTGGAAGTGGCCGGCGATGTCGACGTGCTGCTGCTCGACAAGACCGGCACCATCACCCACGGCGACCGCCAGGCCACGCTGTTCCACCCGCTGGCCGGCATCGACCATGCGCAACTGCGCGACGCCGCCATGCTCGCCTCGCTGGCCGACCCTACCCCGGAAGGCAAGTCCATCGTGCGGCTGGCGCGCGAGCAGGGCGCGGCCGCGGTGGAACCGGCGCAGGCGCGATTCGTGGCCTTCACTGCGCAGACCCGCATGTCGGGCGTGGACCTGGACGGCGGTGCGCGCGTGATCCGCAAGGGGGCCAGCGATGCGATCGAACGGCATGTCGCCGCGCTGGCCGGCAGCACGCCGGCCGAACTGCGGGCACGCGTCGAACAGGTCGCCCGCAACGGCGCCACCCCGCTGGTGGTCAGCGATGGCAGCCATGTGCTGGGCGTGGTGGAACTGTCCGACGTGGTCAAGCACGGCATCAAGGAAAAGTTCGCCCACATGCGGGCGATGGGCATCCGCACCGTGATGATCACCGGCGACAACCCGCTGACCGCCGCCGCCATCGCCGCCGAAGCCGGCGTGGACGACTACATCGCCGAGGCGCGTCCCGAAGACAAGCTGGCGCGCATCCGTCAGGAACAGGCCGGCGGCCGCCTGGTCGCCATGGTCGGCGACGGCACCAACGACGCGCCCGCGCTGGCGCAGGCCGACGTGGGCCTGGCGATGAACTCCGGCACACAGGCAGCGAAAGAGGCCGGCAACATGGTCGACCTCGATTCCGACCCCGCCAAGCTGCTGGACGTGGTGGAGATCGGCAAGCAACAGCTGATCACGCGCGGCGCACTGACCACGTTCTCCCTGGCCAACGACGTGTCGAAGTACTTCGCCATCCTGCCGGCGCTGTTCGCCGCCGCCATCCCCTCGATGGCCGCGCTCAACGTGATGCAGCTGTCCAGCCCCACCAACGCGGTGATCGCCGCGCTGATCTTCAACGCGATCATCATCCCGCTGCTGATCCCGCTGGCGCTGCGCGGCGTGCGCTTCCGCCCGGCCGCCGCCACCGTGCTGCTGCGCCGGAACATGCTGGTCTACGGCGTGGGCGGCGTGCTGCTGCCGTTCGCCGCGATCAAGCTCATCGACCTGCTGCTGGCCGCCGTCTTCGGCGCCTGA
- the kdpA gene encoding potassium-transporting ATPase subunit KdpA: MTEFLLVFALAIALGWPLGRYLAAVMRGAPMRGDALFGRIERPLYRLLGIDPAQGMDWKAYAKAFLLSNLVLGVMVWGIFMTQAWLPLNPNDAPNMRWDLALHTMVSFLTNTNQQHYSGQAQLSYLAQMTGIVGLQVVTPMMGLALVVATLRGLFGGREKSAVESHDNGDADVGNYWADVLRPAVRVMLPLCLLWSLLLTWQGVPSTLQGGPVATPIDASAQMAEQKIPLGPVAPMVAVKQLGTNGGGWYGPNSAVPLENPTPFSNLLETLALILLPVSIAFMVGSFTGRRKFTALVFGTMLTMSLVSAAAALWSESLSGTSTDIAMMEGKEVRFGAAPSAVWAALTTQTSNGSVNAMHDSLAPLSGLVTIGNMLVNSIWGGIGCGLQQFLVYLLLSVFLAGLMTGRTPELFGRKIEAHEVKLLAVLVLLQPLVLLGLTALTLAVPAITGNSNPSFHGISQVFYEYTSAFANNGSGFEGLGDATTWWNLSTTLVLLLGRYPALIIPLAIAASLARKRVAPDGVGTLQVETPTFALTLIAVVVILTLLQFMPVLVLGPVADHLALIAS, encoded by the coding sequence ATGACTGAATTCCTGCTTGTGTTCGCGCTCGCCATCGCCCTGGGCTGGCCGCTGGGCCGGTACCTCGCCGCGGTGATGCGTGGCGCGCCGATGCGCGGCGATGCGCTGTTCGGTCGCATCGAGCGCCCGCTGTACCGCCTGCTGGGCATCGATCCGGCGCAGGGCATGGACTGGAAGGCGTATGCGAAGGCCTTCCTGCTCAGCAACCTGGTGCTCGGCGTGATGGTCTGGGGCATCTTCATGACCCAGGCCTGGCTGCCGCTCAATCCCAACGACGCCCCCAACATGCGCTGGGACCTGGCGCTGCACACCATGGTGTCGTTCCTCACCAACACCAACCAGCAGCACTATTCCGGCCAGGCGCAGTTGTCGTACCTGGCGCAGATGACCGGCATCGTCGGCCTGCAGGTGGTCACGCCCATGATGGGCCTGGCGCTGGTGGTGGCGACGCTGCGCGGTCTGTTTGGCGGGCGCGAGAAGAGCGCCGTCGAGAGCCACGACAACGGTGACGCCGACGTCGGCAACTACTGGGCCGACGTCCTGCGTCCCGCCGTGCGCGTGATGCTACCGCTGTGCCTGCTGTGGTCGCTGCTGCTGACCTGGCAGGGCGTGCCGTCCACGTTGCAGGGCGGTCCGGTCGCCACACCCATCGATGCGTCGGCGCAGATGGCCGAACAGAAGATCCCGCTCGGCCCGGTCGCGCCGATGGTCGCCGTCAAGCAACTCGGCACCAACGGTGGCGGCTGGTACGGCCCCAACAGCGCCGTGCCGCTGGAAAACCCCACGCCGTTCTCCAATCTGCTGGAAACGCTGGCCCTCATCCTCCTCCCGGTCAGCATCGCGTTCATGGTGGGCAGCTTCACCGGCCGGCGGAAGTTCACCGCGCTGGTGTTCGGCACCATGCTGACGATGTCGCTGGTCTCGGCCGCCGCGGCGCTGTGGTCCGAAAGTCTGTCCGGTACCTCCACCGACATCGCCATGATGGAAGGCAAGGAAGTGCGCTTCGGCGCCGCGCCGTCCGCGGTGTGGGCCGCGCTGACGACACAGACCTCGAACGGCTCGGTCAACGCGATGCACGACTCGCTGGCGCCACTGAGCGGCCTGGTGACGATCGGCAACATGCTGGTCAACAGCATCTGGGGCGGCATCGGCTGCGGCCTGCAGCAGTTCCTCGTCTACCTGCTGCTCAGTGTGTTCCTCGCCGGCCTGATGACCGGCCGTACGCCGGAACTGTTCGGCCGCAAGATCGAGGCGCACGAAGTGAAGCTGCTGGCCGTGCTGGTGCTGCTGCAGCCGCTGGTGCTGCTGGGCCTGACCGCGCTCACGCTGGCGGTGCCGGCGATCACCGGCAACTCCAATCCGTCGTTCCACGGCATCAGCCAGGTGTTCTACGAGTACACGTCCGCGTTCGCCAACAACGGCTCGGGCTTCGAGGGCCTGGGCGACGCGACGACCTGGTGGAACCTCAGCACCACGCTGGTCCTGCTGCTGGGGCGCTATCCCGCGCTGATCATTCCGCTGGCCATTGCCGCCTCGCTGGCCCGCAAGCGCGTCGCGCCGGACGGTGTCGGCACGCTGCAGGTCGAAACCCCCACCTTCGCACTGACGCTGATCGCGGTGGTCGTCATCCTGACCCTGCTGCAGTTCATGCCCGTGCTGGTACTCGGCCCCGTGGCCGACCACCTTGCGCTGATCGCGTCCTGA